In Aedes albopictus strain Foshan chromosome 3, AalbF5, whole genome shotgun sequence, the genomic window GTCAGGCAAGAAACGCGGTTGAAAATCATAGGATCTACGTTTTGGGCGGACTCCAGAACGGTCATCTCATGGATCAACTCCGAGCATCGAAAATATAAACCATTTATAGCACACCGTATCGGAGGACGTATCCGAAAATATACTTGGGGTATACTGGAACACCAACAAAGACAGCATTGGATTTCAAGTGAAACTCGAGAGACTGCCTAAAGAGGTGTATTGTAAGATAAGACAACCACCGAAAAGAGAAGTACTCTCGTTTGTTATGAGCGTATTTGATCCGTTAGGTCTAATATCTTATATTACAATACACGGAAAAATACTGCATCAAGACCTACATAAGGAAACGTCTGAGTGGGATAAATCAATATCTAAAAGGCAGCAACAAGTCTTGGAGAATTGGCTGGAGCAAATTGAAGCATCGAATCACGTCAGAATTCCGAGATGGATATTAGAATATACAGGATCACACGTAGAACTACACACGTTTGTCGACGCTTCAGAAAAAGCCTTCGCAGCAGTTGTATACTACAGAAGCTCCACTGGAGGAACACCATCCGTACGCTTAGTCGCTGCAAAGTCAAGAGTCGCACCGATTAAGGCACTATCCATTCCACGCCTGGAGTTGCAAGCAGCATTATTGGGAATACGGCTGACCGACATTATAAAAAGGGGAAACACGGTTCAAGGTTACCAAATTAACATAGTGGTCAGACTCGAAAACCGTACTAGCATGGATAAACTCAGAGCACAGAAAATATAAACCGTTTGTGGCCCATCGAACAGGTAAAATCCTTGATTCAACCACTATGGATCAATGGAGATGGGTTCCGAGTGCTAATAATCCCGCAGACGAAGGCACGAAACCGTCGACGAAGGAATCCATGTGGATCCCCGGACCGCCATTCCTGAAACTACCAGAAAAGGACTGGCCCCAAGCAGAGTCTATCGAAACAGCTGAAGAAGCGAAATTCGTCGGAGTTCATAGCCAACAAAAGGACTGTGTACAAGAGGAAAGATTCTCATGTTGGTGGAAACTTCTATTCCGTATCTGTATGATActcaaaatcattcaattcggaaTAAATCGAGCCAACTCCACAAAGGCTTTCACCATGACAGAAAGAATTAAGGCTGAAAACATACTATACAAGAAGGCCCAGCGTGACACTTACCGGGACAAGGTGAAGGATTTATAAGAGAACCAGGAATTAACTACGATTAGACCGCTCTCTAAACTGAATCCCGAGCTTGACGATCAAGGGGTAATGCGTTCCCATAGTAGACTGGTATACGCAGAAAATATTCCAAAAGCAACAAGGAAACCGATCATCTTACCAAAGGGACACCATGCTGACAAGGCAGTACAAGCGGCTCTACAGCAAAAGTACTTCATAATCGGTCTAAGCGCGGCACTTCAATATGTAGAAGCGCGCTGTCAACACTGCATCAATGCAAAAGCAAGGCCAAAGGCCCCAATGATGGCTACCATCGTGTCGAACAGACTCGTTCATATACCCTTTCACCCAAACGGGAGTAGACTACTTTGGCCCTTTCGAAGTAGCAGTAAACCGATCAAGGTGACTTTGGCAAATATGCGCCAAGTGTAGAATCAAATGCGAACAAATAAAAGCGGTACAACAAACAGTGATACTGGCAGCACGCGAACAGCTGTCCACTACTCAATCCATGTTTTTGAAAGGTCACTACCTCACCTAAGGAAGAGGTAAACAGTTTGAATGAAAATAAACGAAATCTAACAGCGAAGGCAAGTTGCATAATTGCAACCCGAGTGGAACGTCGAGGAAGACAAACATGGTGTTTAGTTTCAACGACAGCGAGCGACAACGACCGACCGACCCGATTAACGCAGGCGTAGCAGAACGATGAGAGACATTTATACACTTTACCTCGCAAAAAGGAGTATCGTATTTAAGAAAAACCAGTAAGCTCTATATAACCTTTACCTtacattttacttttttttttgtatgttattTTGACAATTGAGTAAGATTCTATAAATGAACGATTATGGACGATTGGAGAAATTgcataaatattttaaaaaatccataagtaCTACATTAAAAGAACAAATATGGAATAGTTGATCCAGCGGCATGTTCCAGGGTGGGTTAAGTGGTAACGCAGCTCCTAAACACAGAGCATAaacctatagaaatgtcaataaacgtatttccggCAGGATCCTAggtagaatttttgaagatattttcgtgaaaaccttgaaactatcactggagaaaACCCTCGAGTTATTCatgtgagaatttctgaagggaatgcctggagaacaGGAATTCTACTATTGTAACAATCCGTTGATTTTACCTGTGACAGGAGAGCGGTTAAATATCGAGATGGAGAATCTTAATCAGGAGCAGACTCAACGAGTTCAAGACAAGATTGCAGCCTGCAAGCAGATGGTAGCTCAAACGGAGGAAGATCTCGCATTATTAATGACCGGAGAATTGACTGAGGCACAAAATAATGCAATCGGAGAGGACGACGGAGAGCCGATCCACGCCCGAGGCATCGGAAAACGAGCTATTCAAGAGATGATCATCCATAGAGGAATCGCCCCATCATATCCTCTCCAGTGGTTCCAGAAGAACGGATGGAACAAACCCACTATCACAGTTCCAGAGATGCGGAAGGACGCTAAAATAGGTGATTACTTTGCTCATATCACAGGGGAATTCCGAGGAGGAGTGGTCTCTCCAGCCACAGTGATGGTTTTCATGCGTTGCTTGTGCAGCCTCATCCGTGACACTCTCAGATTCGATTGGGTGTCCATGGGTGTGTTTATTGGAGCGGAAGGGACAGTTGTATCCCCATTGAGTGTGGTGAGACTTGCTATATCCACGCAAGGAACGAATGTAGGAACCTGTCCCCAAATGGTGACACGAGAGCAAGTTATGGACCTCGGCCTATTGATCCTTGGATGTTACCGGATCCACTGTGCGTCAAATCAAACCTATGTAAACAAACTGCAGACAACACTGAAAGATCAACTGATTACCAAATATTTCGCGGATGGAATTGAAGTGGCCATGACCAATTTTGCTACAGTTTATCAAAGTCCTGAATTTGTGAAGCTGGTATGTGCAATCGATATGTTTTTCTCTATGTTCCCAAAGCACTTGGACTCAAAGCTCAGGTTCGGAACTCTAATGACTGCATACCGTGATTGCACTGGACTTTCTGCGATCACATCAGGATGTGACCTGATGAGAGAGACGACCAGAGTCTTTGCCCGATGGCTGATGACTCCCACCCTCCGTGTTGATTTGACCCGAATGCTAGTATCCGGCCAGGAGATGGAGATTCCTTACTCCTACAGTCCATATCTGTCGGGTTTTGGATTGGTGGACAAGAGTCCATATTCAGCGTCAATTAATGCAGGGTTTCATGTGTTCACTCACCTCATTGGGTGCGCGATTCCTCTGATCCGCTCCGTAAATGCCATATTTCTTCCTCCCAGCGGTCTACATAGCATTATTGACAATGCAATTCTCTACATCTACGCACATTCGTGTACCGGGTCACTGCAAATGCAGTATTATAAGAGCACGGAGGTTGACGCCGTTCGCCAGCTGGAAACGGATGCCCGATTACAAACCGATTTCATCAGAAAGCAGCTTTTGGAAGGAACTGAGGATGATCCGGTTCCTATCGACGATGCGGCAGTTGCAGTCGGGGAAGATCCGGCCGAAGAAGGGCAAGGGGCAGGAGATTTAAATGATGTTGAAGATGCCTCGGAAGGAGATACCGATATTGGATCCGAACCGATAAGCCGGGATGCCCTCGAGTGGTACTCGTATATATCGAGACACTACAGAGGGGCAATTCCAGATCGTATGCGTGAACTTGCTTGGGAGAGATGGTCTAAGATTGGTGAGGCTCGCCCCAACTCTGTAGGGGAATTTGCCAAGCGCCTCAGTGCTGGAGGAAAATTGTGAGTAGAGACTCAGACTATATATTCCCGAATTTGACAGTGTATCTTAAAGAGACGACATGATACCTTTTTACAGATATCTTGAGTAATGATTaggacatgaaaaaaaaaaacaacagaaatctcTTATATCTCAGAGTTCAATATATAGATTTGAAATGTCTTCGAATCCGCAGGGGCAGAagaagaagcaaaaaaaaagaaataaacttAAAGAGTGTGACCATTAATATTAAGTTTTAGAATTAAAAATCTGTGAAAATATAGATCAAATTTCAGAAGAAGATTCTAATGTTCATAGTGTGCTGTGCATCTTCCCGCATAATCAATTACATCCCATAAATACGTACAGTAACTACCAAATCATATACAATTCAATTAGTAAGCATCAATGCTGTTTCCACTGTGCTATCTGCACACAGTAAGAATGGTCAGGAATGCATGTGCGGTCCGAGCGTTCTGACCCGACGCGCGGACACCTGTTTTGCTGACTCGTATTACGAGTGTAGTGGCCCCACAGGGCAGGGTACAATCAGAAGAGTCAAATAACCAAAACATTGGGTTCGATAGGTACATCGCCGAAATTTATATTGTCAGCTTTCTGTCCCAGGCGTCTAGTTAATTCTTTCTCTTTTTTACACATTGAACCATGAACAAGCATATGATAACCATTACAACTTTGTAAGCTATAAAAACCGAACCTTTTGAGAAATACAGCAATCTTTGCCCAACCTTGAAGGGGTTTCAATGTGCTCTGTTATTACTGATACCACATACCGAACTCCCTTCTTGATCTAGTGCCATGGTCCGTGCCATGTGCCACTAGGCAAGGAAGTAAGTCTTCCGCGTCGGATATATCGTTATCAGAGTCCTGTGATGGACTCTCCTCGCGAGTGATAAAGTGTTTCCGCAAAGCTATACGGTGAACCTGTGAGTGATAAAGTGTTCCAGCAGGCTATACGGGGAACCTGTGAGAATAGTCAATGCAAACAATCGATATAGCGTtactgagttattgacaaaaaaaaaacaaaaaatcagcatgactgACGATTTTTTTAGatcccgaaggaaacctaccctattttgctCAGCTATCGAGAATAGCCCGTCTGAAgccttttttgaaagaatcatacATAACCAACAAAGAGCAATGAATGATATGATACAAGGCGGAGAGACAGAAGATTGGCCTATCTACTTGAAGCGGCAGGCGATAATGCGGAGGATCGGCCAAGGAATGGTCAAAATTGGTGAGAGAGAACACCTTATCAAAAAACACTGTCAGAAATCATGGAAACATCTAGTGATTTCACAATGGCAGGTTCCTCACAACCTGCCGGCCAAGCTGCTTTCGTCGGCGGCTTGGACAATTCAGGCGACTCTGGGTTTCGTGAGGGAAACCCAGGGCTTATCACTGACGGCCAGAGCTGGGACTTTGTCCCTCCTTTGGAGACAAAGAAGACAGGAGATGGAGGAGACGGGGTTCGGATCACGAGATCCACATCGGCCCGTCTACAGGGGCACAGTAACGAAATCCCCAGTGCGGGTAAGAACGTCCCGCGTGGTGGCACTTCGAAGGGCGGCGGTTCGCACCCTGCTTCAGGTGGCACAGACAGTCAGACGGCGAGTGGCGGAGGTGATGCACCAGGTGGCTCAGGCAATGGAGCCAACGGAAGTCCTGCAGGGGGAGGAGGACGGCCTGGAAATGGTGCCAATGCGCACCCTGGTCGGGCTGTCGGTACAGGTGGACCAAGCGGAGGAGGTCCTTCCGTTAGTGCAGGTGCGGCGGCACTCCTGGCCAAAATGTTCAGTGACCCGCTAAGAGATCCCGTGCCATCAGGGACTCAGTTTCTCCCTTGTGATACTGAGGAGGTCAAAAGTGAACGCGAAGGTAAGGGGGCTATGTATAGCCCAGTCATGTGGGCTGATCCTCTCCTACCCATTAACATATCAATTGCGTCCACAAGTTCCTCTATCGACAGACTCCCAGCCGTTGGCGTCAGCGTCAACAATAGAATAGACATGCAGGAGCCTTTGCTAACCGAACAGGGAATGCTCCTCAAATCAGTTATAGACACGGATGCCGCACCAACTATCCTACTTGCCATGCTTCCCGTTAAAGGCATGAAAGATACGAGTGCCATGATATGCCTCATGGAACTGTCTCGCAGAACAGGCGTTCAGGCCATGACCGACGAGGCCCTCTTATTCGGTTGGGATTCAACCAGTTGTATTCAGAATATGGCTGCTAATAGGTTTGCCGATATTTCGAAAGCAACGCGAACTTGGACGCCTTCACCCTCGCAATCGTCCACGACACAGATTGGCATCGAGACTGGGTCGAGTAATCTTTATTGGAGAACACTTGGACAGTATTCCAGATTGATTAGCGGATCCGCCATTTCACATCAAAGGAAGTGACAAAAGTGAGATTGACCCTTCAAAAGTCAAGTTCATCCCAGTCAAGATGAGTTGGCGTGGTCAATCGTGGCTCGGCCCATATATCCTTGCTCACACGTCCACGAAGTGGTGGAACCACGCCGTTCAAATATCCATTCCAGTCAAGATCCATGATTTGAAGACATCCactaacacttccacagttaagtGTATCCCGAAAGCAGCAACGGTGTATGTTCCCGGCTCTTTCAAGTATATATGTTTAGTCATCGTCGATGTTGTTGAGGCATCTTTCCCGAACACAGAAATTTTCTATATTGGTAatacgatggaaattttgattttggaaAGATAGGGCACAAAATAATTGGTAGGAATGTTGATGCCCCAGCCCGCGCCGCCACCATGGTAGACTGTATGGCTGCTTGGCGTGTGATGTGCAAGGGACTACTTTCCCACGGCAACCCTGGATCCATTGAGGTGCGCCTTGCCATCCTCGCCACTAGTCGATTCGCTGGTTTCTCGGTATGGACGGATGAAGCAAAGCCTAAGAAAAAGAAAAGTTCCCAACAACAGTACCGCCAACTCCTCTGTGACTTGGAAATCGAAGAGGAGGATGCGCCAGCTGACTTGTTGGGATGGTTGGATAAGTTAGCCGAAGTTTCATTGACCTATGACGAAGATAAGCCTGACAACAGTGATCTTAGCCCAGAAGACAGAGCCAGTATTGTTAAGGCCATCATCGATACCAAGTTCGGTTCGTCCGTTGATGGGGAGGTGGATGTGGACCATGTGTCTGGGGTCACGTGTATGGACCCAAAGAAGGACATAGTCATTGGCGACCATACTATACCGGACTGGTTCTCATCCTACAAAGATACATCTACGATGCCTGACAGGGTGAAGTACTACACTTGGTGGCGGGTTGACCCGCTTCACAGTTTTAGTCAAGCCCTAGTTTCTTGCTCTGACGGATCGAAGCCCGCGTTGGAAAGTTTTGTATCTGGTGAGATACAATATGAACTTTCCGAGGCCACTGACCTGATACGCATAATGTCTTACGCTGACATTTATCTCGACAATTCTGCCTGTACTGGGGCAATCACTGAACCTATTGATATCTTGAACCGATCCCTCGGGTTTGGGGGGCTTATTATTAATTTAAAAGTCTTCGAACAAACACCGCAAGAAGGAGCATTTAATAACTTGGAAAACATGAATAGACTCTAACAGGTAATTATATGACGCGGCCTCTAAAAGCTTACAACAGCTTATGATGAACCCGGAAACATTCCACATGTAATGCTTCGTCTCGAAGAACACTTCGGCAGATCGGACCATATATACAAAGAATTACTAGCCGGCCTACTTAGAATTAGAAGGTACTCAAGAACAGTCGTCATTGAAATGGCAAATGCACTTGAGGAACTCGTAACAACATCAAATTGATAAACAAAGAGACCACTTAGCCCTTCACTTTCAGTAATTGGTCCTATACCAACCAGATTAATCTGAGGGCTGAAGCTATACGCTTGACTTTTGTGCGTCATCTAAAGCACACCAAGTTCAGCAGGCACTTCTTGAAGTAACCTGAATGATCCGCGAGTGATTCGAATTGGCAAGATACGGCCCGTCGCGTAATAACTTGATCCTTCGCGCGGACTACGCAAGTCCGTGGCTCTagacatggtggctccagagaggagataTTAATCATAATCTCTAATATGAACGATAAGCCGTTGCTGATGCCGAAAACAGCAAAGTAAAAAAAAGTGCAGCATGTCCAACTTGATCGAAGAAATGAATTATCTAGTGGAATACTTCCGGAAGAAAGACCGGAAGTTTGAACAACTAAAGGTTAGTGAAGAGTATAAACAGTGGAGTAGGCGAAGTATACGAGTTGAAAAAATTCCGACTCGTACTGTGGGAAAACACCCCGCGTACTCAAGTGTACATTCAAAGTGTGTCTAAACAAATTGAGTTAAAACTTACAAAACGCAGAAATAAGCGCTTTTAAGTTCAGTGTACCCTTTCAAAAATCATGGTACCGTAAAATCATCAAATCAAGCGACATCAGCTACCGCAAATAAAGAGCGTTGAAAGTGAAGTGTTTCAGAAGCATTGAAAATTGGATATTTTAAAAAGTGGACACTGAAGACAAATGGGTTCTGAAGAATGTAAGGTCCAGGTGCAGCACAACGGTGATAGCCTCATTGAAATCGTTAACACATGGCTAGAACACACTACCAAGTTAGATGCCAACTCGTTCATGTTGTGGATCATATTAGCAGTGGTGCTGGCATTATAGCTTGCCATAACTCGAAGCCTTGGCCTTGCGAAGAAGGCCAGTAATCTCGTTGAACTGACTGAAGTGATCCAGCAAAAGTAAAAGAGTGCTTGAATTGGCTTTATTAAAACTCTGAAACCTTTAAACAAATAATTGAAAACAACAATGAACCAGACAATCTAGCGGAAATGAACAATTCGAAGTGCCTAATTGCCGCTTTAGTAGCGAAGTGCTAGCAGTTTATGCTAATAAAATATTGGTGGACGATAGGCGTCGAAACAAGACTCTTGTGGAATCAAATGGATGGATCGGTACAGGGTGTGACATGTGCTTCACACATGTCatcgaaccatttcaaaattctacagaaatcacaAACCGAGCAATGTCATGTAAATTCTACACCCTTATCAGTCAGCAACCCGTCGAGTCGATGGCCGTTGCGATGCATAGGCACTTCCATAAGAAAGTGTCGTTTTACACATTTATTACTTAATTGCTGTTTCCAGGCAAGGCTTGTTCCCAGGCTGCCTGCAGTGTGGCAGAGCAAAATGTGTGGTCTCTTTCCATGCTTATTCTCTCTCTCCCAATCAGTGCATCGATCACTGATTGGCTGATATTTACATAGGACTTCAGACTCCTCATTAGTTACATGAGGTTAGCTTAAGTGAAGAAAATTGAATAAAGAGAGTCAAGTTCCAACCGTCCGAAGTGTTAGACCTTCTCCATTTGATATCCCCTCATTAAGCCGGACTATGATCGTTCTATGAACTTTACACAGGTCTCCTCCTGGGACCGCACGAGCTCCCGAGGTCAAAGACGTTTCATTTTTAGGCCGACTAGTTGATGTATTGTGATATCAACGAACGTAAGTGCAATTATAAAGTTTAACCTATAGAGTGAAATTTGGCAATAAATGATACAGACCACCGCAGCAATGTACAGAAATCCGGATAGAAGTTTGTAGCCcaaattttgataacattgttgtCAAAATACGGAAAAGACTGGAAGTCGCCCAATTGTTTTCATTATGGAATCATCCGCTGAGAACAACGCCGCCGTTTCTACGGCAAATTCAGAGCCTAAAACGAAGAAGAAATTTACCTTCAAACCCCGGAAAGGATCAATTTCGAGGGATGAACCCTCCCGTCAACCGGACCCTAGAACCCGTCGCAAGCCAGAAGTCGTGGGAGAACCAGACTTCTCTCCAAAGAACCTATCGACCAGCTTCACGACACCGAAAAACGATCCCTGTGACATCGACGCTTTTTCTGTCGCTGATTTAGCTGCGTTAGGCTTCCTCAAGCGTGTACCAGAGTTACGCCTAAACTACTCTGGGTATTTCGATCTTGTCGAATCCATTTATCGAGATATGATGTCACAAGATAGATATTGGATTCGGAGTGTAACAGAGGCCATGTGGACCTATTACTGTACGATGTTGCTATGGCAGAGACTGTATTTCATACGCTCTCTTCAGAACGAGATCCCGATGACCGCATACATCGACTTCAAGTCGCATATGCCCACCGGAATTTGTATCCCGAAGGCGATCGCCGTGTACCTATCCGCGATCGGACCTGTTAGGGATCCCAACTCTCGAAAATGGCACGTCAGCGTCCCGGAATTAGACGCTAACATCGTCAATGATATTGCCGGATTCTTTGGCGCTATCACCGCAGACACGACCATATCTATGGTAGTATACCGTCTCCAGGTGTGGCCGCCTTATCCGTGCTTTATAAGGTAGCCAACCCACAGAGTGTCGAGATGTGGCGCTACCCAGCCCACTCGTTCACTACTTGGATACGTACCAAGAACTATGCCCATTACACCAGAGATTCGAAACATTTACGCTGAATTAGGAATACAAGCTGGCTACGACGCGGATGTCCAAGATTAGGACAACATTGTG contains:
- the LOC109410659 gene encoding uncharacterized protein LOC109410659, which translates into the protein MPGEQEFYYCNNPLILPVTGERLNIEMENLNQEQTQRVQDKIAACKQMVAQTEEDLALLMTGELTEAQNNAIGEDDGEPIHARGIGKRAIQEMIIHRGIAPSYPLQWFQKNGWNKPTITVPEMRKDAKIGDYFAHITGEFRGGVVSPATVMVFMRCLCSLIRDTLRFDWVSMGVFIGAEGTVVSPLSVVRLAISTQGTNVGTCPQMVTREQVMDLGLLILGCYRIHCASNQTYVNKLQTTLKDQLITKYFADGIEVAMTNFATVYQSPEFVKLVCAIDMFFSMFPKHLDSKLRFGTLMTAYRDCTGLSAITSGCDLMRETTRVFARWLMTPTLRVDLTRMLVSGQEMEIPYSYSPYLSGFGLVDKSPYSASINAGFHVFTHLIGCAIPLIRSVNAIFLPPSGLHSIIDNAILYIYAHSCTGSLQMQYYKSTEVDAVRQLETDARLQTDFIRKQLLEGTEDDPVPIDDAAVAVGEDPAEEGQGAGDLNDVEDASEGDTDIGSEPISRDALEWYSYISRHYRGAIPDRMRELAWERWSKIGEARPNSVGEFAKRLSAGGKL